From a single Nocardioides panacis genomic region:
- a CDS encoding vWA domain-containing protein, whose product MTTDRGRGFRRPLLALAAWVVVGVTLSSSPALAAEGTIDHVETRGGKVQVLYSLPGSGDSAPDLGTVGLSLDDTPLVAKAELATGAAQAVRRTTVLAIDVSDSMKGAKFAAAKQAAQVFLDTAPSDLYVGIVTFAGGVTVAQEPTLDRSAATAVVDGLQLSYGTLLYPGIQKAVSLGGKAGSRSIIVLSDGRDTSDVALASVTAGIKKAGVKVDVVALAQSSSEEALLQPLSDAGEGSVISESNPAALGQVFAGEADLLAKQILITAPLPTDGTPEGTLAVSVVAGGETYTDEAFVTLPAPKTTVASPTDLHPADPGTTVSSTVMLAGLGALGLGALVLVLAVSGATTSRRESVESRIDVYTRTGSTRRIGNRPDAPRAGDLRAGRRHRVQGAEEQPWFRGQARRPAGRGGDVPQAGRVAAPARGRRLHGDGPDAGPDRREPGPQPGRADPRDPGAVGVPRLEALPAAQGVQRAARELPAADRRKPPGRPVAGPGPGHRGAGGHRAAVRRVPAGARRDTPGRADRGRPELHR is encoded by the coding sequence GTGACCACCGACCGCGGACGCGGGTTCCGGCGGCCGCTCCTCGCCCTCGCGGCGTGGGTGGTCGTCGGCGTCACGCTGTCCTCCTCCCCCGCCCTGGCCGCCGAGGGGACGATCGACCACGTCGAGACCCGCGGCGGCAAGGTCCAGGTCCTCTACTCGCTCCCCGGCTCCGGCGACTCCGCACCCGACCTCGGGACCGTCGGCCTGAGCCTCGACGACACGCCCCTCGTAGCCAAGGCCGAGCTGGCCACCGGCGCGGCCCAGGCGGTCCGGCGGACCACGGTCCTCGCCATCGACGTCAGCGACAGCATGAAGGGCGCCAAGTTCGCGGCGGCCAAGCAGGCGGCCCAGGTGTTCCTGGACACCGCACCCTCCGACCTGTACGTCGGGATCGTGACCTTCGCGGGCGGCGTGACCGTCGCCCAGGAGCCCACCCTGGACAGGTCCGCGGCCACCGCGGTCGTCGATGGTCTCCAGCTGTCCTACGGCACCCTGCTCTACCCCGGGATCCAGAAGGCCGTCTCCCTGGGAGGGAAGGCAGGCAGCCGCAGCATCATCGTGCTCTCGGACGGCCGGGACACCTCCGACGTGGCGCTGGCCTCGGTGACCGCGGGCATCAAGAAGGCCGGGGTCAAGGTCGACGTCGTGGCCCTCGCCCAGTCCTCGTCCGAGGAGGCGCTGCTCCAGCCGCTGTCCGACGCCGGCGAGGGCTCCGTCATCAGCGAGAGCAACCCGGCCGCTCTCGGCCAGGTGTTCGCCGGCGAGGCGGACCTCCTGGCCAAGCAGATCCTGATCACCGCACCCCTGCCGACGGACGGCACCCCCGAGGGCACCCTGGCGGTCTCGGTCGTCGCCGGCGGCGAGACCTACACCGACGAGGCGTTCGTCACGCTGCCCGCGCCCAAGACCACGGTCGCCTCCCCGACCGACCTGCACCCCGCCGACCCCGGGACCACGGTCTCCAGCACCGTGATGCTGGCCGGCCTCGGCGCGCTCGGCCTCGGCGCCCTCGTCCTGGTCCTCGCGGTCAGCGGCGCCACGACGTCCCGGCGCGAGTCCGTCGAGAGCCGCATCGACGTCTACACCCGCACCGGCAGCACCCGCCGCATCGGCAACCGGCCGGACGCCCCCCGCGCAGGGGATCTCCGCGCAGGCCGTCGGCATCGCGTCCAAGGCGCTGAAGAGCAACCGTGGTTTCGAGGTCAAGCTCGGCGACCGGCTGGACGCGGCGGGGATGTCCCTCAAGCCGGCCGAGTGGCTGCTCCTGCACGCGGGCGTCGCCTTCACGGTGACGGCCCTGACGCTGGCCCTGACCGGCGCGAACCTGGTCCTCAGCCTGGTCGGGCTGATCCTCGGGATCCTGGTGCCGTGGGTGTTCCTCGGCTCGAAGCGCTCCCGGCGGCTCAAGGCGTTCAACGCGCAGCTCGCGAGCTGCCTGCAGCTGATCGCCGGAAGCCTCCAGGCCGGCCTGTCGCTGGCCCAGGCCCTGGACACCGTGGTGCGGGAGGGCACCGAGCCGCTGTCCGGCGAGTTCCGGCGGGCGCTCGTCGAGACACGCCTGGGCGTGCCGATCGAGGACGCCCTGAGCTCCATCGGTGA
- a CDS encoding type II secretion system F family protein, with protein sequence MVREGTEPLSGEFRRALVETRLGVPIEDALSSIGERMESADFSWTVMAIRIQREVGGNLAELLLNVAATLREREYLRRQVKSLSAEGRFSAYILLGLPVVVLIFLMVSNPVYVQPLISTPIGWVLLAGMTILMTLGAFTMKKLVKVEV encoded by the coding sequence GTGGTGCGGGAGGGCACCGAGCCGCTGTCCGGCGAGTTCCGGCGGGCGCTCGTCGAGACACGCCTGGGCGTGCCGATCGAGGACGCCCTGAGCTCCATCGGTGAGCGCATGGAAAGCGCGGACTTCTCCTGGACCGTGATGGCCATCCGCATCCAGCGCGAGGTGGGCGGCAACCTGGCCGAGCTGCTGCTGAACGTCGCGGCCACCCTGCGCGAGCGCGAGTACCTCCGTCGCCAGGTCAAGTCGCTGTCGGCCGAGGGCCGGTTCTCGGCGTACATCCTGCTGGGTCTTCCCGTGGTCGTGCTCATCTTCCTGATGGTCTCCAACCCGGTCTACGTGCAGCCGCTGATCAGCACGCCGATCGGATGGGTCCTGCTCGCGGGTATGACCATCTTGATGACGCTGGGTGCGTTCACTATGAAGAAGCTCGTCAAGGTGGAGGTCTGA
- a CDS encoding type II secretion system F family protein — translation MLGITGIFAGIFLSLTAVGVFTNEERGISKSLVVLDAFSNAPSSMQEELDPSFNDRVLNPMLSRFTSLGKRLTPHDYAERIQHKLDVAGNPVGWNVDRIVSLKVIGIGGGAFVGMLLALLLGAGPVKILGVIVVGAVLGYFGPNYYIYQKGYDRTQQMQRDLPDALDLLSISVEAGLGFDAALAQVARNTTGPLAHELARVLQEMQIGLGRASALRALGERSSLADLRSFTSAMVQADAFGIPMSKVLRVQSDEIRLKRRQRAEEKAQQVPVKMMIPLVLFILPTLFIAVLGPAVIGMLGAFSSGGAMN, via the coding sequence ATGCTCGGGATCACCGGCATCTTCGCCGGTATCTTCCTCTCCTTGACCGCTGTGGGTGTCTTCACGAACGAGGAGCGCGGCATCTCGAAGTCCCTGGTGGTGTTGGACGCCTTTTCCAACGCACCGTCCTCGATGCAGGAGGAGCTCGACCCGTCTTTCAACGACCGGGTGCTCAACCCCATGCTGTCCCGCTTCACCAGTCTCGGTAAGCGCCTCACTCCCCACGACTATGCCGAGCGGATCCAGCACAAGCTGGACGTGGCCGGCAATCCGGTCGGGTGGAACGTCGACCGCATCGTCTCGCTGAAAGTGATCGGGATCGGCGGCGGTGCCTTCGTAGGCATGCTGCTCGCCCTGCTCCTCGGTGCCGGGCCGGTGAAGATCCTCGGTGTGATCGTCGTGGGAGCCGTGCTGGGCTACTTCGGTCCGAACTACTACATCTACCAGAAGGGCTACGACCGCACGCAGCAGATGCAGCGGGACCTGCCCGACGCCCTCGACCTGCTCTCGATCTCGGTGGAGGCCGGCCTGGGGTTCGACGCCGCGCTGGCCCAGGTGGCCCGCAACACCACCGGGCCGCTGGCCCACGAGCTCGCCAGGGTGCTGCAGGAGATGCAAATCGGTCTCGGCCGGGCGAGCGCACTGCGAGCGCTCGGCGAGCGCAGCTCACTCGCGGACCTCCGTTCGTTCACGTCCGCGATGGTGCAGGCCGACGCGTTCGGCATCCCGATGTCCAAGGTCCTGCGGGTCCAGTCCGACGAGATCCGGCTCAAGCGCCGGCAGCGGGCCGAGGAGAAGGCGCAGCAGGTGCCGGTCAAGATGATGATCCCGCTGGTGCTCTTCATCCTTCCCACCCTGTTCATCGCGGTGCTGGGACCGGCCGTCATCGGCATGCTGGGCGCGTTCAGCTCCGGCGGAGCGATGAATTGA